In one Corallococcus sp. EGB genomic region, the following are encoded:
- a CDS encoding OmpA family protein, translated as MRRISLWAGLALAVAVMTGCPPTYPKCNNDEQCQEKGEVCVQGQCQECATDANCREGFTCQANKCAPKPPECTTDTACGAGRICEAGKCAEAQCKDDSACHGGKCQAGRCQAPQNTCSTNTDCGEGQECQAGRCVTSDASSRCDYSPVRFGFNESTLDSSAQSRLSDLAACIKSSQGKITLGGHADERGTEEYNLQLSNRRAAAVKRYLVDLGVPSNRLTTVGYGETRPVNNASTEEAWAENRRVEFQR; from the coding sequence ATGCGTCGGATTTCGCTTTGGGCCGGGTTGGCCCTCGCCGTGGCCGTGATGACCGGGTGCCCGCCCACCTACCCCAAGTGCAACAACGACGAGCAGTGCCAGGAGAAGGGCGAGGTCTGCGTCCAGGGCCAGTGCCAGGAGTGCGCGACGGACGCGAACTGCCGCGAAGGCTTCACCTGCCAGGCGAACAAGTGCGCCCCGAAGCCCCCTGAGTGCACGACGGACACGGCCTGTGGCGCCGGCCGCATCTGCGAGGCCGGCAAGTGCGCCGAGGCCCAGTGCAAGGACGACTCCGCGTGCCACGGTGGCAAGTGCCAGGCCGGCCGCTGCCAGGCTCCCCAGAACACCTGCTCCACCAACACCGACTGCGGTGAGGGCCAGGAGTGCCAGGCCGGCCGCTGCGTGACGTCTGACGCCTCCTCGCGCTGCGACTACTCGCCGGTGCGCTTCGGCTTCAACGAGTCCACGCTGGACTCCAGCGCCCAGTCGCGCCTGAGCGACCTGGCCGCCTGCATCAAGTCCAGCCAGGGCAAGATCACCCTGGGCGGCCACGCGGACGAGCGCGGCACGGAGGAGTACAACCTCCAGCTGTCCAACCGCCGCGCCGCGGCCGTGAAGCGCTACCTGGTCGACCTGGGCGTGCCGTCCAACCGGCTGACCACGGTGGGCTATGGTGAGACCCGCCCGGTCAACAACGCCTCCACCGAGGAAGCCTGGGCGGAGAACCGCCGCGTGGAGTTCCAGCGCTAG
- a CDS encoding chemotaxis protein CheW has product MAALESETTRQSYLVFACGSSWYAVPAEAAAEVVTFPELTRVPGSPPHLLGVFAHRGEVIPVVDMSLLVGGVSAGSRRAVLVRLSRGTLALTASNVAGVSALMGPLEPLGPSGVHVHLRGPVKSGSRDVAVIDPEGLFDHLSQGG; this is encoded by the coding sequence ATGGCCGCCCTAGAGTCGGAAACGACGCGTCAGTCCTACCTCGTCTTCGCGTGTGGAAGCAGTTGGTACGCGGTACCCGCGGAAGCGGCGGCGGAGGTCGTCACCTTCCCCGAGCTGACGCGGGTACCGGGTTCCCCGCCCCACCTTCTGGGGGTGTTCGCGCACCGGGGTGAAGTCATCCCCGTCGTGGACATGAGCCTGCTGGTGGGCGGGGTTTCCGCCGGGTCCCGGCGCGCTGTGCTCGTCCGGCTTTCCCGCGGCACCCTCGCCCTCACGGCCAGCAACGTGGCTGGCGTGTCCGCGCTGATGGGGCCGCTGGAGCCCCTGGGCCCCTCGGGCGTGCATGTCCATCTGCGCGGCCCCGTGAAGAGCGGCTCGCGCGACGTGGCCGTGATTGACCCAGAGGGCCTCTTCGACCACCTGAGCCAGGGCGGCTGA
- a CDS encoding protein CrdC — MPPAGRVEGTLLCHVGPHRIAFEAGEVASIAAPDAGTVSAHRAFHGTGDAQRVLVTAAGGTVGVDGLEIDSEVLSLLPPSPVVAGSSGGSLRGFVLTRGVLWPLLRLEAFQRYLRGLDGEGA, encoded by the coding sequence ATGCCTCCCGCGGGCCGGGTCGAGGGCACGCTCCTGTGCCACGTGGGGCCGCACCGCATCGCCTTCGAGGCGGGCGAGGTGGCCTCCATCGCCGCGCCGGACGCGGGCACCGTGTCCGCCCACCGGGCCTTCCACGGCACCGGCGACGCCCAGCGCGTGCTCGTGACGGCCGCCGGCGGGACGGTGGGCGTGGACGGGCTGGAGATCGACTCGGAGGTGCTGTCCCTGCTGCCGCCGTCGCCGGTGGTGGCGGGGTCCTCTGGTGGCAGCCTGCGCGGCTTCGTCCTCACGCGAGGCGTGCTCTGGCCGCTCCTGCGCCTGGAGGCCTTCCAGCGCTACCTGCGCGGCCTGGACGGGGAGGGCGCATGA
- a CDS encoding methyl-accepting chemotaxis protein, translating into MTPPPELRALGRWTTRPRIPGSCLGVAVAFLHVHLSHTIPETGRTPLSGLMLCALALFIGVGYARDSRALRTLFALGEGRLPATPQHLLVAVQEVAAIPGRSFWFVMQGWLGGTLLVALSFPSLAHVPWTESLRLTALGLSIGPLSAMLVYLMVVRRARATLDRLVSLGLAPLEVLAALPPLRMHIRRRLVMFTAIAVLSPSLFILDVAFTRTVAVVDAWAQATTPSERAAVMARAREGGGPPLGLIAGVVTLLILGTAALGGTALSEPLRAITEDATRIARGEVRPPRVIHAEDEVWATSAAFTQMQVQLVQALSQLRRAGLQIASTTEQLVATSTEQEAGADEQAGALNATSATTEELARSAQQIADNAESVSAIAETTFGAAQSGQRGATAFLGAMQRMKEDNEAIADAVVRLNKRVQQIGKVVEFINEIADKSDLLALNAELEGTKAGEVGRGFSLVAAEMRRLAENVIRSTKEIEGLIGEIRDATNGAVMATEAGLKTTELGTLLAAQVDDSLGLILELARQTSHAVRSISLATLQQQTGTDQLAAAMGDILRVTEQNAAATKQMVAANADLSALAADLQDVVQRFHVEPAPGSEPPPAPGSPAATGGA; encoded by the coding sequence ATGACGCCGCCGCCGGAGCTGCGCGCCCTCGGGCGCTGGACGACGCGGCCTCGCATTCCCGGAAGCTGTCTGGGCGTGGCGGTCGCGTTCCTGCATGTCCACCTGTCCCACACGATTCCGGAGACGGGGCGCACGCCGCTGTCGGGGCTGATGCTGTGCGCGCTCGCGCTGTTCATCGGCGTGGGGTACGCGCGCGACTCACGCGCCCTGCGCACGCTCTTCGCGCTGGGGGAGGGCCGCCTGCCCGCCACGCCGCAGCACCTGCTGGTGGCGGTCCAGGAGGTGGCGGCCATCCCTGGCCGCAGCTTCTGGTTCGTGATGCAGGGCTGGCTGGGCGGCACGCTGCTGGTGGCGCTGTCCTTTCCCTCCCTGGCGCACGTGCCGTGGACGGAGTCCCTGCGGCTGACCGCGCTGGGGCTGTCCATTGGCCCGCTGAGCGCGATGCTCGTGTACCTGATGGTGGTGCGCCGCGCGCGGGCCACGCTGGACCGGCTGGTGTCGCTGGGGCTGGCGCCGCTGGAGGTGCTGGCCGCGCTGCCGCCCCTGCGCATGCACATCCGCCGCCGGCTGGTGATGTTCACCGCCATCGCGGTGCTGAGCCCCTCCCTCTTCATCCTGGACGTGGCCTTCACGCGCACGGTGGCGGTGGTGGACGCCTGGGCCCAGGCCACCACGCCCTCGGAGCGGGCGGCGGTGATGGCGCGGGCGCGCGAAGGAGGCGGGCCGCCCCTGGGCCTCATCGCCGGGGTCGTCACGCTGCTCATCCTGGGCACCGCGGCGCTCGGGGGCACGGCGCTGTCGGAGCCCCTGCGCGCCATCACCGAGGACGCGACGCGCATCGCTCGCGGCGAGGTGCGGCCCCCGCGCGTCATCCACGCGGAGGACGAGGTGTGGGCCACCTCCGCGGCCTTCACCCAGATGCAGGTGCAGCTGGTGCAGGCCCTGTCGCAGCTGCGGCGCGCGGGCCTGCAGATCGCGTCCACCACCGAGCAGCTGGTGGCCACCAGCACGGAGCAGGAGGCGGGCGCGGACGAGCAGGCCGGGGCGCTCAACGCCACCAGCGCCACCACGGAGGAGCTGGCCCGGTCCGCGCAGCAGATCGCCGACAACGCGGAGTCCGTGTCCGCCATCGCGGAGACGACCTTCGGCGCGGCGCAGTCCGGCCAGCGCGGCGCCACCGCCTTCCTGGGCGCCATGCAGCGCATGAAGGAGGACAACGAGGCCATCGCGGACGCGGTGGTGCGCCTCAACAAGCGCGTGCAGCAGATCGGCAAGGTCGTCGAGTTCATCAACGAGATCGCCGACAAGTCCGACCTGCTGGCGCTCAACGCGGAGCTGGAGGGCACCAAGGCGGGCGAGGTGGGGCGGGGCTTCTCGCTGGTGGCGGCGGAGATGCGGAGGCTGGCGGAGAACGTCATCCGCTCCACGAAGGAGATTGAAGGCCTCATCGGGGAGATCCGCGACGCGACGAACGGCGCGGTGATGGCCACGGAAGCGGGCCTGAAGACGACGGAGCTGGGCACGCTGCTGGCGGCGCAGGTGGACGACAGCCTGGGGCTCATCCTGGAGCTGGCGCGGCAGACGTCGCACGCGGTGCGCAGCATCTCGCTGGCCACGCTCCAGCAGCAGACGGGCACGGATCAGCTCGCGGCGGCCATGGGGGACATCCTGCGCGTCACCGAGCAGAACGCCGCGGCCACCAAGCAGATGGTGGCGGCCAACGCGGACCTGTCCGCCCTGGCGGCGGACCTGCAGGACGTGGTGCAGCGCTTCCACGTCGAGCCTGCGCCCGGAAGTGAGCCCCCTCCGGCGCCCGGCTCGCCCGCCGCGACGGGAGGTGCGTGA
- a CDS encoding methyl-accepting chemotaxis protein, with amino-acid sequence MAPASRQAPRRAAFSRQLMVPIPLANLVGSTLGLHFASLVVGEPLIRRLGALVVLVVGLSALHMLLGVGVSLRRFPRLRALERGALPPTPEHLAKAVGEVVRAPGEAFFRSLGLWGLTTGVVALALWSVMELPGDVTLRAAGLGALFGPLTSLLVYGLVTLRARRGVLWLAGQGLTHAQVIAALPRRARIRARLVAFTAICVVTPAVMCAQVVTALSDRLFHQLLEAGSPDAQGVLVDALRLDALTSSALLFAGVFSLALATAYLGGTLLGRPMRELSGEARRIAAGDLASHRLVPAEDEVWAVSAAFTTMRTHLADVLAELQRAGSQISATTEEILSTSGRYEAGAAEQASSLDETSATTEELARSAKQIAENASSVAEIAQRTLAAAQGGQRSAESFLGAMARMRQDNQAIGAAVGRLDKRVQQIGKIVEFINGVADKSDLLALNAELEGTKAGEVGRGFSLVAAEMRRLAENVLESTKEIEGLIEEVREASAAAVRVTGGGVRAVETGTGLAEQVSQSLSQIVRLAGQTSDSVRIISRSTQQQQAGTDQLAETMADILRITQQNLNATKQVGAANGDLLGLAQDLRGVVERFQIHQATLRRGGGG; translated from the coding sequence ATGGCCCCCGCTTCGCGCCAGGCGCCCCGGCGGGCCGCCTTCAGCCGGCAGCTGATGGTCCCCATTCCGCTGGCGAACCTGGTGGGCTCCACGCTGGGGCTGCACTTCGCGTCGCTCGTGGTGGGTGAACCGTTGATCCGGCGGCTGGGCGCGCTCGTCGTCCTGGTGGTGGGCCTGAGCGCGCTGCACATGCTCCTGGGCGTGGGCGTGTCCCTGCGCCGCTTCCCCCGCCTGCGGGCCCTGGAGCGTGGAGCGCTGCCACCCACGCCCGAGCACCTGGCGAAGGCGGTGGGCGAGGTGGTGCGCGCGCCGGGTGAGGCGTTCTTCCGCTCGCTGGGCCTGTGGGGATTGACCACGGGCGTGGTGGCGCTGGCGCTCTGGTCGGTGATGGAGCTGCCGGGGGACGTCACCCTGCGGGCCGCCGGGCTGGGCGCGCTGTTCGGCCCGCTCACGTCGCTGCTCGTGTACGGGCTCGTCACGTTGAGGGCCCGGCGCGGCGTGCTGTGGTTGGCGGGGCAGGGGCTGACGCACGCGCAGGTCATCGCCGCGCTGCCCCGGCGCGCACGCATCCGCGCGCGGCTGGTGGCCTTCACCGCCATCTGCGTGGTCACCCCCGCGGTGATGTGCGCGCAGGTCGTCACGGCGCTGTCGGACCGGCTCTTCCATCAGCTGCTGGAGGCGGGCAGTCCGGACGCGCAGGGCGTGCTGGTGGACGCGCTGCGGCTGGATGCGTTGACGTCCAGCGCGCTCCTGTTCGCGGGGGTGTTCAGCCTGGCGCTGGCCACGGCGTACCTGGGCGGAACGCTGCTGGGGCGCCCCATGCGGGAGCTGTCCGGCGAGGCGCGCCGCATCGCCGCGGGCGACCTGGCCAGCCACCGGCTCGTGCCCGCGGAGGACGAGGTGTGGGCGGTGTCCGCGGCCTTCACCACGATGCGCACGCACCTGGCGGACGTGCTCGCGGAGTTGCAGCGCGCGGGCTCGCAGATCTCCGCCACCACGGAGGAGATCCTCAGCACCTCCGGACGCTACGAGGCGGGCGCCGCCGAGCAGGCCAGCAGTCTGGACGAGACGAGCGCCACCACGGAGGAGCTGGCCCGGTCCGCGAAGCAGATCGCCGAGAACGCGAGCTCGGTGGCGGAGATCGCCCAGCGCACGCTGGCGGCGGCCCAGGGCGGACAGCGCAGCGCGGAGTCCTTCCTGGGGGCCATGGCGCGCATGCGGCAGGACAACCAGGCCATTGGCGCGGCGGTGGGGCGGCTCGACAAGCGGGTGCAGCAGATCGGCAAGATCGTCGAGTTCATCAACGGCGTCGCGGACAAGTCCGACCTGCTGGCGCTCAACGCGGAGCTGGAGGGCACCAAGGCGGGCGAGGTGGGGCGGGGCTTCTCGCTGGTGGCGGCGGAGATGCGCCGGCTGGCGGAGAACGTGCTGGAGTCCACCAAGGAGATTGAGGGGCTCATCGAGGAGGTGCGCGAGGCCTCCGCCGCGGCGGTGAGGGTGACGGGTGGCGGGGTGCGCGCGGTGGAGACGGGGACGGGGCTCGCGGAGCAGGTGTCCCAGTCCCTCAGCCAGATCGTCCGCCTGGCGGGGCAGACGTCGGACTCGGTGCGCATCATCTCCCGGTCCACGCAGCAGCAGCAGGCGGGCACGGATCAGCTCGCGGAGACGATGGCGGACATCCTGCGCATCACCCAGCAGAACCTCAACGCGACGAAGCAGGTGGGCGCGGCGAACGGGGACCTGCTGGGCCTGGCGCAGGACCTGCGCGGGGTGGTGGAGCGCTTCCAGATCCACCAGGCGACCCTGCGAAGGGGGGGCGGCGGGTGA
- a CDS encoding response regulator has translation MNPSERLLKQFRDLVTVRLERINRSLMELESGGNLEAGQRVLRELHGLKGEARMMGFNDINTLAHEMEELVRSAEPQRYRLSSESTDALLATADTVLTLSGALQAGEPMLAVETLVATLQQRVIAESTRPAGAPRLEEGHRPAKGDGTSPLIVADRREPSAAVVVPAHWGTAPARTDAQAGGASPAAAASQFIAAALRSESAANPAAFPGPLPGARMVDSARSRPGSAQKPGAGTVRTGDVRMDTAVRIGVASLDMLTSAVTNLGQVARRRELANARRLELVRELSELARAAEDLGPAGIALAERLGRAKELAATLHREAKLLANAELRDLDQVSEEIQGLRMLPLSVLFEPYPRMVRDLARELGKEVELVVDGEDTRADRSVVEALREPLMHLVRNALDHGLESRVDRVASGKHPRGCLTLRAAREGSRIILRVEDDGAGMDPSLLRRVAVRRGILDEPAAHALSDAAARDLVFLPGFTSRDVVTDLSGRGVGLDAVRTSLQALGGDVGVESAPGWGTIFTLRVPVSLTVAPLLFVQVLDETLALSAVHVSRALKVDASDIGEVAGRPTLRVEGRVLPFASLASLLGINAERPAREGELVLVVKGQGMEAALAVDRVLKERVQAILPLKGILARYTHLTGATSLADGRLAMVLSAAALAAGVHGTAPLRLARPPARAPAPRRRRILVVDDSPLTRELVANLLEAVGYDTLRAADGPAALEQLAREGPPVELVVTDLEMPEMDGVELTRHLKADPARSRLPVVILTTRGGEADRARGLAAGADGYITKGDLVRQDLVDVVGRLLG, from the coding sequence GTGAACCCCAGCGAACGGCTCCTCAAGCAGTTCCGCGACCTGGTCACGGTCCGTCTGGAGCGCATCAACCGCTCCCTGATGGAGCTGGAGTCCGGGGGCAACCTGGAGGCGGGGCAGCGGGTGCTGCGCGAGCTGCACGGGCTCAAGGGCGAGGCCCGGATGATGGGCTTCAACGACATCAACACGCTCGCCCACGAGATGGAGGAGCTGGTCCGCTCCGCGGAGCCGCAGCGCTACCGCCTGTCGTCGGAGTCCACCGACGCGCTGCTCGCCACGGCGGACACGGTGCTCACGCTGTCGGGCGCGCTGCAGGCCGGCGAGCCGATGCTGGCGGTGGAGACGCTGGTGGCGACGCTCCAGCAGCGCGTCATCGCGGAGTCCACCCGTCCGGCGGGTGCCCCCCGTCTGGAGGAGGGCCACCGGCCCGCGAAGGGGGACGGGACCTCGCCCCTCATCGTGGCGGACCGCCGGGAGCCTTCCGCCGCCGTGGTGGTCCCCGCGCACTGGGGAACGGCACCGGCGCGCACGGATGCCCAGGCGGGAGGTGCATCCCCGGCAGCCGCCGCGTCGCAGTTCATCGCGGCGGCCCTTCGCTCGGAGTCGGCCGCGAACCCCGCGGCGTTCCCGGGCCCCCTGCCGGGCGCGCGGATGGTCGACAGCGCGCGCTCGCGTCCCGGCTCCGCGCAGAAGCCCGGGGCCGGCACGGTGCGCACCGGCGACGTTCGCATGGACACGGCCGTGCGCATCGGCGTGGCCAGCCTGGACATGCTCACCAGCGCGGTCACCAACCTGGGCCAGGTGGCCCGCCGCCGCGAGCTGGCCAACGCGCGCCGCCTGGAGCTCGTGCGCGAATTGAGCGAGCTGGCCCGCGCGGCGGAGGACTTGGGCCCCGCCGGCATCGCGCTCGCGGAGCGCCTGGGCCGCGCCAAGGAGCTGGCCGCCACCCTGCACCGCGAGGCCAAGCTGCTGGCCAACGCGGAGCTGCGCGACCTGGATCAGGTGTCGGAGGAGATCCAGGGCCTGCGCATGCTGCCCCTCTCCGTCCTCTTCGAGCCCTATCCCCGCATGGTCCGCGACCTGGCGCGGGAATTGGGCAAGGAGGTGGAGCTCGTCGTGGACGGCGAGGACACCCGCGCGGACCGCTCCGTCGTGGAGGCCCTGCGCGAGCCGCTCATGCACCTGGTCCGCAACGCCCTGGACCACGGCCTGGAGTCGCGCGTGGACCGCGTCGCGTCCGGCAAGCACCCCCGGGGCTGTCTCACCCTGCGCGCCGCCCGCGAGGGCAGCCGCATCATCCTGCGCGTGGAGGACGACGGCGCGGGCATGGACCCGTCGCTCCTGCGGCGCGTGGCCGTGCGCCGGGGCATCCTGGATGAGCCCGCCGCCCACGCCCTGTCCGACGCCGCCGCGCGCGACCTCGTCTTCCTGCCCGGCTTCACCTCGCGCGACGTGGTCACCGACCTGTCAGGTCGCGGCGTGGGGCTGGATGCGGTGCGTACGTCCCTCCAGGCCCTGGGCGGCGACGTGGGCGTGGAGTCCGCGCCCGGCTGGGGCACCATCTTCACCCTGCGCGTCCCGGTGTCCCTCACCGTGGCGCCCCTGCTCTTCGTCCAGGTCCTCGACGAGACGCTCGCCCTGAGCGCCGTCCACGTCTCCCGCGCCCTGAAGGTGGACGCCTCCGACATCGGCGAGGTCGCCGGCCGTCCCACCCTCCGCGTGGAGGGGCGCGTGCTGCCCTTCGCCTCGCTGGCGTCGCTCCTCGGCATCAACGCCGAGCGCCCCGCCCGTGAAGGGGAGCTGGTGCTGGTGGTGAAGGGCCAGGGCATGGAGGCCGCACTGGCGGTGGATCGGGTGCTGAAGGAGCGCGTCCAGGCGATCCTCCCGCTGAAGGGCATCCTCGCGCGCTACACACACCTCACCGGGGCCACGTCGCTCGCGGACGGACGGCTGGCCATGGTGCTGTCCGCTGCCGCGCTGGCGGCGGGCGTGCACGGCACCGCGCCCCTGCGGCTCGCCCGCCCCCCCGCGCGCGCGCCCGCGCCGCGCCGCCGCCGCATCCTCGTGGTGGATGACTCGCCCCTCACCCGAGAGCTGGTGGCCAACCTGCTGGAGGCCGTGGGGTACGACACCCTGCGGGCGGCGGACGGGCCCGCCGCGCTGGAGCAGCTGGCGCGGGAGGGCCCCCCGGTGGAGCTGGTCGTCACCGACCTGGAGATGCCGGAGATGGACGGCGTGGAGCTCACCCGGCACCTGAAGGCGGATCCGGCCCGAAGCCGCCTGCCCGTCGTCATCCTCACCACCCGGGGAGGGGAGGCGGACCGGGCGCGTGGGCTGGCGGCCGGAGCGGACGGCTACATCACCAAGGGCGACCTCGTCCGGCAGGACCTCGTGGACGTCGTGGGGCGGCTCCTGGGCTGA
- the cheB gene encoding chemotaxis-specific protein-glutamate methyltransferase CheB, translating to MGKKVTVLVVDDSVICRQLISAALSDDPDIQVIGTAANGQEAVALTKELRPHVITMDVDMPVMDGLTAVEHIMAECPTPILVLTGDPRSQAPALTYRALELGALALQIKPAIDAGPDAWNLTKEVKLISSVRVIRHVRGQKRGAPGMPHTPVPALPAASMGIVAVAASTGGPQVLYRMLSELPADFPAPIVIVQHINAAFSESLASWLANASKLKVRLAVDGDTLQPGLVLVAPPEQHMMVPVRGRVALKAGVERDGHMPSGTVLLESVAKAYGRRAVGVVLTGMGADGADGLLAIKQGGGLALAQNEESCVVFGMPGAAVERRAVDHLIHGDDVAATLARLARGESLAASR from the coding sequence ATGGGTAAGAAAGTGACGGTGCTGGTGGTCGATGACTCGGTCATCTGCCGCCAGCTCATCAGCGCGGCGTTGAGCGACGACCCGGACATCCAGGTCATCGGCACCGCCGCGAACGGCCAGGAGGCCGTCGCCCTCACGAAGGAGTTGCGCCCCCACGTCATCACCATGGACGTGGACATGCCCGTCATGGACGGGCTCACGGCCGTGGAGCACATCATGGCCGAGTGCCCCACGCCCATCCTGGTGCTGACGGGCGACCCGCGCTCGCAGGCCCCCGCGCTGACCTACCGCGCGCTGGAGCTGGGCGCGCTGGCGTTGCAGATCAAGCCCGCCATCGACGCGGGGCCGGACGCGTGGAACCTCACCAAGGAGGTGAAGCTCATCTCCTCCGTGCGCGTCATCCGCCACGTGCGGGGCCAGAAGCGCGGCGCGCCGGGGATGCCGCACACGCCCGTCCCGGCGCTGCCCGCGGCCTCCATGGGCATCGTCGCGGTGGCGGCCAGCACGGGCGGCCCGCAGGTGCTCTACCGGATGCTGTCGGAGCTGCCGGCGGACTTCCCGGCGCCCATCGTCATCGTCCAGCACATCAACGCCGCCTTCTCGGAGTCGCTGGCCAGCTGGCTCGCCAACGCGAGCAAGCTGAAGGTGCGCCTGGCGGTGGACGGGGACACGCTCCAGCCGGGGCTGGTGCTGGTGGCGCCGCCGGAGCAGCACATGATGGTGCCCGTGCGGGGCCGCGTGGCGCTCAAGGCCGGCGTGGAGCGCGACGGGCACATGCCCAGCGGCACCGTGCTGTTGGAGAGCGTGGCCAAGGCCTACGGCCGGCGCGCGGTGGGCGTGGTGCTCACCGGGATGGGCGCGGACGGGGCGGACGGGCTCCTGGCCATCAAGCAGGGCGGTGGGCTGGCGCTGGCGCAGAACGAGGAGTCCTGCGTGGTGTTCGGCATGCCGGGCGCGGCGGTGGAGCGCAGGGCGGTGGACCACCTCATCCACGGCGATGACGTCGCGGCCACCCTGGCGCGGCTGGCGCGCGGAGAGTCCCTGGCCGCCAGCCGCTGA
- a CDS encoding protein-glutamate O-methyltransferase CheR, which translates to MTSSPERWTPVHAWLQAHTGMALSAAQRRRLDARLEALGNGRSAAQLLAHLGTPAGAADLARMVDAVAVHTSEVFRDEVQLSAFREHVLSPRVQRSKQPLRVWSAGCASGEEVATLLLLMAQEGADPASRVLGTDISDPVLTRARELSFTAEALLRVPEALRTRFFEPKGRRHALVESLRAQADFRRHNLMESPYPEAAGGNGFDIIFCRNVLIYFTPDAFQRTVRSLSERLAPGGVLVLSAAEPLLQVPPELRLLASEHAFFYVREDAAPASAPRPKRNSGRFPTITRPGPAAPKPGAPAPVPDPPAPADEAAMAQADWLFSCVLDGASKGVPDERSERDLRRCLELDPDHVAARYLLGLLLEQCGQPGAALEAYRRALRAVESGRARPVPFFLNLPRLRVACARAVERLEAEGGP; encoded by the coding sequence ATGACGTCCTCCCCCGAGCGCTGGACCCCCGTCCACGCCTGGCTCCAGGCGCACACGGGCATGGCGCTGAGCGCCGCCCAGCGGCGGCGGCTGGACGCGCGGCTGGAGGCGCTGGGGAACGGACGGAGCGCGGCGCAGCTGCTGGCGCACCTGGGCACCCCGGCGGGCGCCGCGGACCTGGCGCGGATGGTGGACGCGGTGGCGGTGCACACGTCGGAGGTGTTCCGGGACGAGGTGCAGCTGTCCGCCTTCCGGGAGCACGTGCTGTCGCCCCGGGTGCAGCGCTCGAAGCAGCCCCTGCGCGTGTGGAGCGCGGGCTGCGCGTCGGGCGAGGAGGTCGCCACGCTGCTCCTCCTGATGGCGCAGGAGGGAGCGGATCCCGCCAGCCGCGTGCTGGGCACGGACATCTCCGACCCGGTGCTCACCCGGGCTCGGGAGCTGAGCTTCACGGCGGAGGCGCTCCTGCGCGTGCCGGAGGCGCTTCGCACGCGCTTCTTCGAGCCGAAGGGCCGGCGTCACGCGCTGGTGGAGTCGCTGCGCGCGCAGGCCGACTTCCGGCGCCACAACCTGATGGAGTCCCCGTACCCGGAGGCCGCCGGGGGCAACGGGTTCGACATCATCTTCTGCCGCAACGTCCTCATCTACTTCACGCCGGACGCCTTCCAGCGCACGGTGCGGAGCCTGAGCGAGCGGCTCGCGCCCGGCGGGGTGCTGGTGCTGTCCGCCGCGGAGCCCCTGCTCCAGGTGCCCCCGGAGCTGCGGCTCCTGGCCAGCGAGCACGCCTTCTTCTACGTCCGCGAGGACGCCGCGCCCGCGAGCGCGCCCCGGCCGAAGCGCAACTCCGGCCGGTTCCCGACCATCACCCGGCCCGGGCCCGCCGCGCCGAAGCCGGGCGCACCGGCGCCGGTGCCGGACCCGCCCGCGCCTGCGGACGAGGCCGCGATGGCGCAGGCGGACTGGCTCTTCTCGTGCGTGCTCGACGGGGCCTCCAAGGGCGTCCCGGACGAGCGGTCCGAGCGCGACCTGCGCCGGTGTCTGGAGCTGGATCCGGACCACGTCGCCGCCCGCTACCTGCTGGGGCTCCTGCTGGAGCAGTGCGGCCAGCCCGGCGCGGCGCTGGAGGCGTACCGCAGGGCCCTGCGGGCGGTGGAGTCCGGGCGGGCGCGGCCGGTGCCCTTCTTCCTCAACCTGCCCCGGCTCCGGGTGGCCTGCGCCCGGGCCGTGGAGCGGCTGGAGGCGGAAGGGGGGCCTTGA
- a CDS encoding tetratricopeptide repeat protein — protein sequence MRRLVLFALLTAAVPGCFYPADRGRALEAKVDRLGADNAKMAAELKEARDQLAVTQPKLDEKIAQVTQALQSLDTAARRKDADIGVQFQKTVEDLAQLRGQVETYLYKIGELEAALGKSTEETNQRLLALQGTEAVKEAEARKKAEELQRPTTAKDFFALAQDKAKAGDALVARQLYSEFVKKWPKDALVGEAHFGLGETYFTESKCREALFEYGKVVQDYTKTPSAPDAYLRSSDCFQKLKMKEESKLALEELVKSYPKSDAARTAKTKLAELEKKPAPAPAPAPKKAKK from the coding sequence ATGCGCAGGCTCGTCCTCTTCGCCCTGTTGACCGCCGCCGTTCCCGGCTGTTTCTACCCCGCCGACCGTGGTCGTGCCCTGGAAGCCAAGGTGGACCGGCTGGGCGCGGACAACGCGAAGATGGCCGCGGAGCTGAAGGAGGCGCGCGACCAGCTCGCCGTCACCCAGCCGAAGCTCGATGAGAAGATCGCCCAGGTGACCCAGGCCCTGCAGAGCCTGGACACCGCGGCGCGCCGCAAGGACGCGGACATCGGCGTGCAGTTCCAGAAGACGGTGGAGGACCTGGCGCAGCTGCGCGGCCAGGTGGAGACCTACCTCTACAAGATTGGTGAGCTGGAGGCCGCGCTCGGCAAGAGCACGGAGGAGACCAACCAGCGGCTGCTGGCGCTCCAGGGCACGGAGGCGGTGAAGGAGGCCGAGGCCAGGAAGAAGGCCGAGGAGCTCCAGCGCCCCACGACCGCGAAGGACTTCTTCGCGCTCGCGCAGGACAAGGCGAAGGCCGGCGACGCGCTGGTCGCGCGCCAGCTCTACAGCGAGTTCGTGAAGAAGTGGCCCAAGGACGCGCTCGTGGGCGAGGCCCACTTCGGCCTCGGCGAGACGTACTTCACCGAGTCCAAGTGCCGCGAGGCCCTCTTCGAGTACGGCAAGGTGGTGCAGGACTACACGAAGACGCCCTCCGCGCCGGACGCGTACCTGCGCTCCTCCGACTGCTTCCAGAAGTTGAAGATGAAGGAGGAGTCGAAGCTGGCGCTGGAGGAGCTGGTGAAGAGCTACCCCAAGTCGGACGCGGCCAGGACGGCGAAGACGAAGCTGGCGGAGCTGGAGAAGAAGCCCGCGCCGGCCCCCGCTCCCGCGCCGAAGAAGGCGAAGAAGTGA